The proteins below are encoded in one region of Streptomyces roseirectus:
- a CDS encoding DUF47 domain-containing protein — translation MRFRLTPRETSFYDMFAASADNIVTGSKLLMELLGADTAGRAEIAERMRAAEHAGDDATHAIFHQLNSSFITPFDREDIYSLASSLDDIMDFMEEAVDLVVLYNVEELPKGVEQQIEVLARAAELTAEAMPNLRTMENLTEYWIEVNRLENQADQIHRKLLAHLFNGKYDAIEVLKLKQIVDVLEEAADAFEHVANTVETIAVKES, via the coding sequence GTGCGCTTTCGTCTGACCCCCAGGGAGACGAGCTTCTACGACATGTTCGCCGCGTCCGCGGACAACATCGTCACGGGCTCGAAACTCCTGATGGAACTGCTCGGGGCGGACACCGCCGGCCGGGCCGAGATCGCCGAACGCATGCGGGCCGCCGAACACGCCGGTGACGACGCCACGCACGCGATCTTCCACCAGCTGAACTCCTCGTTCATCACGCCGTTCGACCGCGAGGACATCTACTCCCTCGCGTCCTCCCTCGACGACATCATGGACTTCATGGAGGAGGCCGTCGACCTCGTCGTCCTCTACAACGTCGAGGAACTGCCCAAGGGCGTCGAGCAGCAGATCGAGGTGCTGGCGCGGGCGGCGGAGCTGACCGCCGAGGCGATGCCGAACCTGCGGACGATGGAGAACCTCACCGAGTACTGGATCGAGGTCAACCGCCTGGAGAACCAGGCCGACCAGATCCACCGCAAGCTGCTGGCGCACCTGTTCAACGGGAAGTACGACGCCATCGAGGTGCTGAAGCTGAAGCAGATCGTCGACGTCCTCGAAGAGGCCGCCGACGCGTTCGAGCATGTGGCGAACACGGTGGAGACCATCGCCGTCAAGGAGTCCTGA
- a CDS encoding inorganic phosphate transporter yields the protein MDTFALVVTVLVALFFTYTNGFHDSANAIATSVSTRALTPRAALAMAAVMNLAGAFLGSGVAKTVSEGLIQTPEGSKGMGILFAALVGAITWNLVTWYFGLPSSSSHALFGGMVGAALAGGTTVYWHGVLEKIVIPMFVSPVVGLVIGYLVMTAIMWIFRRANPHKAKRGFRIAQTVSAAGMALGHGLQDAQKTMGIVVMALVIADVEDYGDPIPVWVKILCAVMLSLGTYAGGWRIMRTLGRKIIELDPPQGFAAETTGASIMFTTAFLFKAPISTTHVITSAIMGVGATKRINAVRWGVAKNIILGWFITMPAAALVAAAVFGIVKLAFL from the coding sequence GTGGACACGTTCGCTCTGGTCGTGACCGTCCTGGTCGCGCTCTTCTTCACGTACACCAACGGCTTCCACGACTCCGCCAACGCGATCGCTACGTCGGTGTCCACCCGGGCGCTCACCCCGCGGGCCGCGCTCGCGATGGCCGCCGTGATGAATCTCGCCGGGGCCTTTCTCGGTTCCGGTGTCGCCAAGACCGTCAGCGAAGGGCTCATTCAGACGCCCGAGGGTTCGAAGGGAATGGGGATTCTCTTCGCCGCTCTCGTCGGCGCCATCACCTGGAATCTCGTCACCTGGTATTTCGGGCTGCCGTCCTCTTCCTCGCACGCGTTGTTCGGGGGAATGGTCGGGGCCGCGCTCGCCGGGGGGACCACCGTCTACTGGCACGGGGTTCTGGAGAAGATCGTCATTCCGATGTTCGTCTCGCCGGTCGTCGGGCTCGTCATCGGGTATCTCGTGATGACCGCGATCATGTGGATCTTCCGGCGGGCCAATCCGCACAAGGCCAAGCGGGGGTTCCGGATCGCGCAGACGGTGTCGGCCGCGGGCATGGCGCTCGGGCACGGGCTCCAGGACGCGCAGAAGACGATGGGGATCGTCGTCATGGCGCTCGTCATCGCCGACGTCGAGGACTACGGGGACCCGATCCCCGTCTGGGTGAAGATCCTCTGCGCCGTCATGCTGTCGCTCGGGACGTACGCGGGCGGGTGGCGGATCATGCGGACGCTCGGGCGGAAGATCATCGAGCTGGATCCGCCGCAGGGGTTCGCGGCGGAGACCACGGGCGCGTCGATCATGTTCACCACCGCTTTTCTTTTCAAGGCGCCCATTTCCACGACCCATGTCATCACCTCCGCGATCATGGGTGTGGGGGCCACCAAGCGGATCAACGCGGTGCGGTGGGGGGTCGCCAAGAACATCATTCTCGGGTGGTTCATCACGATGCCCGCGGCTGCGCTGGTCGCCGCCGCCGTATTCGGGATCGTGAAACTGGCGTTTCTCTGA
- a CDS encoding NlpC/P60 family protein, with translation MTVRKAWIWATAVAGAGLAFVMVLVVGVYLVAGNMANGVGGGTKALAKGSVPAAYATLVQKWGNMCSAINPALLAAQLYQESGFNPRAQSAAAAQGIAQFIPGTWATHGVDGNGDGRRDVWDPADAIPSAAAYDCELAKYVKDVPGDPTHNMLAAYNAGAYAVIKYGGVPPYKETQNYVRIITSLEKSFAAPVGRVSPSEQAAGAIYYAQKKLGTPYLWGGDGTAADGGRFDCSGLTKAAYESVGIELPRVANDQYNAGPHPSRDELLPGDLVFFSDDLTNSRAIRHVGIYVGGGYMIDAPRTGAVIRFDPIDTPDYFGATRVTEDGAKALPTNV, from the coding sequence TTGACGGTGCGTAAGGCGTGGATCTGGGCGACCGCGGTCGCCGGGGCCGGGCTCGCGTTCGTCATGGTGCTCGTCGTCGGCGTGTACCTGGTCGCCGGGAACATGGCCAACGGGGTCGGCGGAGGGACCAAGGCGCTCGCCAAGGGCTCCGTCCCCGCCGCGTACGCCACGCTGGTGCAGAAGTGGGGGAACATGTGTTCCGCCATCAATCCGGCCCTGCTCGCCGCGCAGCTCTACCAGGAGAGCGGATTCAACCCCCGGGCCCAGAGCGCCGCCGCCGCGCAGGGAATAGCGCAATTCATTCCGGGCACCTGGGCGACGCACGGGGTCGACGGGAACGGGGACGGCCGACGGGACGTCTGGGATCCCGCCGACGCCATTCCGTCCGCCGCCGCATATGACTGCGAACTCGCCAAATACGTCAAGGACGTTCCGGGCGATCCCACGCACAACATGCTCGCCGCCTACAACGCGGGCGCGTATGCGGTCATCAAATACGGGGGTGTTCCTCCGTACAAAGAGACCCAGAATTACGTCCGGATCATCACCAGCCTGGAAAAGAGCTTCGCCGCGCCGGTCGGGCGGGTTTCGCCGTCCGAGCAGGCCGCGGGGGCGATCTACTACGCGCAGAAGAAACTCGGCACGCCGTATCTCTGGGGCGGCGACGGGACCGCGGCCGACGGCGGGCGGTTCGACTGCTCGGGGCTGACGAAGGCGGCGTACGAAAGCGTCGGGATCGAGCTGCCGCGTGTCGCGAACGACCAGTACAACGCGGGTCCGCACCCCTCGCGGGACGAACTCCTCCCCGGTGACCTGGTGTTCTTCTCCGACGACCTCACCAACTCGCGGGCCATCCGGCACGTCGGGATCTACGTCGGCGGCGGGTACATGATCGACGCGCCGCGCACCGGCGCGGTCATCCGGTTCGACCCCATCGACACCCCCGACTACTTCGGGGCGACCCGGGTCACGGAGGATGGCGCGAAAGCGCTGCCCACGAATGTCTGA
- a CDS encoding class I SAM-dependent methyltransferase: protein MTAEHNYDHERSVWDTYAEATKADVFEADPVFRWTQYQEHGPGPELLGEPDSVLEIGCGTGRALAYLAGQGVKARGVDMSPVMVARTTERWGPLGVEFVCAEALDFLADDTRTYDAVYSVFGAAWFSDPRRLLPLVRQRLNPGGRFVFSQPPAIPGAYGPQGMYKGGFAGPATYTYRYSYTPAMWRSLLLSAGFESANPRVLPAPTAGHIGTLLVESTIPS from the coding sequence TTGACCGCAGAACACAACTACGACCACGAACGCTCCGTCTGGGACACCTACGCCGAGGCGACCAAGGCGGACGTCTTCGAGGCCGACCCCGTCTTCCGGTGGACGCAGTATCAAGAACACGGCCCGGGGCCGGAGTTGCTCGGCGAACCGGACAGCGTGCTGGAGATCGGCTGCGGTACCGGCCGGGCGCTCGCTTACCTCGCCGGGCAGGGCGTGAAGGCTCGCGGGGTGGACATGTCCCCGGTCATGGTCGCCCGCACGACCGAACGCTGGGGCCCCCTCGGCGTCGAGTTCGTCTGCGCCGAAGCACTCGACTTCCTGGCCGACGACACCCGCACCTACGACGCCGTGTACTCCGTCTTCGGCGCGGCCTGGTTCAGCGACCCACGCCGGCTGCTCCCCCTGGTGAGGCAACGCCTCAACCCCGGCGGACGGTTCGTGTTCTCACAGCCACCGGCCATCCCCGGCGCGTACGGCCCGCAAGGCATGTACAAGGGCGGATTCGCGGGCCCGGCGACCTACACCTACCGCTACAGCTACACCCCGGCGATGTGGCGAAGCCTCCTCCTGTCCGCCGGATTCGAGAGCGCGAACCCCCGCGTCCTGCCCGCCCCGACGGCCGGCCACATCGGCACACTCCTGGTCGAGAGCACGATCCCTTCATAA
- a CDS encoding phosphatase PAP2 family protein codes for MAGLADSGSNPDVDLLYDINGLAKDAPHWLDRIVGFVGEYGLLFAMIGLIVWCWLGVRRRAASAEEAASSVAALVWAPLAAGVAVLVNVPIRGFVERPRPFNDHQGLEVLVSGKTDYSFVSDHATITMAMGVALFVANRRFGVWGLVLGVLEGFCRVYMGVHYPTDVIGGFALGTAVALLLSPLASALLTPVLKAIERSPRVGWLVRSRAARVAFVPGARTEVGERDLAA; via the coding sequence ATGGCTGGACTCGCCGATTCCGGATCCAACCCCGATGTCGACCTGCTCTACGACATCAATGGCCTCGCCAAGGACGCGCCGCACTGGCTCGACCGGATCGTCGGGTTCGTCGGCGAATACGGGCTCCTGTTCGCGATGATCGGGCTCATCGTGTGGTGCTGGCTGGGCGTGCGGCGGCGGGCCGCTTCCGCCGAGGAGGCGGCGTCCTCGGTCGCCGCGCTCGTCTGGGCGCCGCTCGCGGCCGGTGTCGCCGTCCTCGTCAACGTCCCCATTCGCGGGTTCGTCGAACGGCCCCGGCCGTTCAATGACCACCAGGGGCTGGAAGTGCTGGTCTCCGGGAAGACGGACTACTCGTTCGTCAGCGACCACGCGACGATCACCATGGCGATGGGGGTCGCGCTGTTCGTCGCGAACCGGCGGTTCGGGGTGTGGGGGCTGGTGCTGGGGGTGCTGGAAGGGTTCTGCCGGGTCTACATGGGGGTGCACTACCCGACGGACGTCATCGGCGGGTTCGCGCTCGGCACGGCCGTCGCGCTGCTGCTGTCGCCGCTCGCCTCCGCGCTGCTGACGCCGGTGCTGAAGGCGATCGAGCGGTCGCCCCGGGTGGGGTGGCTGGTGCGGAGCCGGGCGGCGCGGGTGGCGTTCGTACCGGGGGCGCGGACGGAGGTCGGGGAGCGGGATCTGGCCGCGTAG
- a CDS encoding metal-sensitive transcriptional regulator: protein MTTTEAEHTPTPSETPAADEHPTTAGEHTTHGYHKQKDEHLKRLRRIEGQIRGLQRMVDEDVYCIDILTQVSASTKALQSFALQLLEEHLRHCVADAALKGGDEINAKVEEATKAIARMLRT from the coding sequence ATGACGACCACCGAGGCCGAGCACACCCCGACGCCCTCCGAAACCCCGGCCGCCGACGAACACCCGACGACCGCCGGTGAGCACACGACGCACGGGTACCACAAACAGAAGGACGAACACCTCAAGCGCCTGCGCCGCATCGAGGGCCAGATCCGCGGCCTCCAGCGCATGGTCGACGAGGACGTCTACTGCATCGACATACTCACCCAGGTCTCCGCCTCCACCAAGGCCCTCCAGTCCTTCGCCCTCCAACTCCTCGAAGAACACCTCCGCCACTGCGTCGCCGACGCGGCCCTCAAGGGCGGCGACGAGATCAACGCGAAGGTGGAGGAGGCGACGAAGGCGATCGCGAGGATGCTCCGCACGTGA
- a CDS encoding FAD-binding oxidoreductase yields the protein MERRMFIGGAAALTAAAATTGCTSTTASPTPATSGRFATTALAATDWKALAADLDGPLIRPGEAEWATARQLYNTRFDNLKPTAVAYVAHTEDIRTTLAFARAQKLKVAIRNGGHSYAGWSSGDGRLIVDVSKLKGVRVGGGTAVVGAGAKLIDVYRALTAKGVTVPAGSCPSVGVSGLVLGGGHGVVSRAYGLTCDSLTQATIVTADGRQLVANAKQNPDLFWALRGAGNGNFGVVTELQFRTHPAPQAVSGYVTWPWAKAAAVLRAWQAWGPSQPDEIWSALSFSNSSGGTPTISMAAFSLGTYGELQNAVDRLVAKAGQPRSVSLRRRSYAEAMEVYAGCSSYSEPVSCHLPGTTPNRTPGGKLSRETYTARSDFFDKSLSEAGIQTLLKQMRAVQGGAGSVALTALGGAVNRVSPTATAFVHRRSRFLAQYIASWKSGTPGTTAQSWLNTAHKAMRPYASGAAYQNYTDPTLTNWRTAYYGDAAPRLAKVKQKYDPTRFFTYPQGI from the coding sequence ATGGAACGGCGCATGTTCATCGGCGGCGCGGCCGCACTCACCGCCGCGGCGGCCACCACCGGCTGCACATCCACGACCGCCTCCCCCACCCCCGCCACCTCCGGCCGCTTCGCCACCACCGCCCTCGCCGCCACCGACTGGAAGGCCCTCGCCGCCGACCTCGACGGCCCCCTGATCCGCCCCGGCGAGGCCGAGTGGGCGACCGCCCGCCAGCTCTACAACACCCGCTTCGACAACCTGAAGCCCACGGCCGTCGCCTACGTCGCCCACACCGAGGACATCCGCACGACCCTCGCCTTCGCCCGCGCCCAGAAACTGAAGGTCGCGATCCGCAACGGCGGCCACTCGTACGCGGGTTGGTCCTCGGGCGACGGCCGGCTGATCGTCGACGTCTCCAAGCTGAAGGGCGTCAGGGTCGGCGGCGGCACGGCCGTCGTCGGCGCCGGCGCGAAGCTGATCGACGTCTACCGCGCGCTCACCGCGAAGGGCGTCACGGTCCCCGCCGGTTCCTGCCCCTCCGTCGGCGTCTCCGGCCTCGTCCTCGGCGGCGGCCACGGCGTGGTGTCGCGCGCGTACGGCCTGACCTGCGACAGCCTCACGCAGGCGACGATCGTGACGGCGGACGGCAGGCAGCTCGTCGCCAACGCCAAGCAGAACCCGGACCTGTTCTGGGCGCTGCGCGGCGCGGGCAACGGCAACTTCGGCGTCGTCACGGAGCTGCAGTTCAGGACGCACCCGGCGCCGCAGGCCGTCTCCGGGTACGTCACCTGGCCGTGGGCGAAGGCTGCGGCGGTGCTGCGGGCCTGGCAGGCGTGGGGGCCGTCCCAGCCGGACGAGATCTGGTCGGCGCTCAGCTTCTCCAACTCCTCCGGCGGCACCCCGACGATCTCCATGGCCGCGTTCTCGCTGGGCACGTACGGCGAGCTCCAGAACGCGGTGGACCGTCTCGTGGCGAAGGCCGGCCAGCCGAGGTCGGTCTCGCTGCGGCGGCGCTCGTACGCCGAGGCGATGGAGGTGTACGCGGGCTGCTCCTCGTACAGCGAGCCCGTGAGCTGTCACCTCCCCGGCACGACCCCGAACCGCACGCCGGGCGGCAAGCTGAGCCGCGAGACGTACACGGCCCGCTCCGACTTCTTCGACAAGTCCCTCTCCGAGGCCGGGATCCAGACGCTCCTCAAGCAGATGCGCGCGGTCCAGGGCGGCGCCGGCAGCGTCGCCCTCACGGCGCTGGGCGGCGCCGTCAACCGCGTCTCCCCGACGGCGACGGCCTTCGTCCACCGCCGCTCCCGCTTCCTCGCCCAGTACATCGCCTCGTGGAAGTCCGGCACGCCGGGGACGACGGCCCAGTCCTGGCTGAACACCGCCCACAAGGCGATGCGCCCGTACGCGTCCGGCGCGGCCTACCAGAACTACACGGACCCCACCCTCACGAACTGGCGCACGGCGTACTACGGCGACGCGGCCCCGAGGCTGGCGAAGGTGAAGCAGAAGTACGACCCGACGAGGTTCTTCACGTACCCGCAGGGGATCTGA
- a CDS encoding ribonuclease domain-containing protein, translating to MHPTPVETPRTPRTIWRHDRRYLALFLLLATLFTGALQATPALQPTASAAVSGNINGTTNPPNGLGFVNAINYWSGRGWPNLAANRTDDRILCNLQPARGGCVNTRQFIDGGGRYADRDGQLRRYLLGGGSGAPVCAAHGSTPCTGGPNVGTWIGFFHEYDVEWRDTRRGDRGRLRIVRVHGGPNDGDTFVTTDHYSNFTYVGPRF from the coding sequence ATGCACCCCACCCCCGTGGAGACCCCCCGCACTCCCCGCACCATATGGCGACACGACCGCCGCTACCTGGCCCTCTTCCTCCTGCTGGCCACCCTGTTCACGGGCGCGCTCCAGGCCACCCCCGCGCTACAGCCGACGGCGAGCGCCGCGGTCTCCGGGAACATCAACGGGACGACGAACCCGCCGAACGGCCTCGGCTTCGTCAACGCGATCAACTACTGGAGCGGACGGGGCTGGCCGAACCTGGCAGCCAACCGCACGGACGACCGCATCCTGTGCAACCTCCAGCCCGCACGCGGCGGCTGCGTCAACACCCGCCAGTTCATCGACGGCGGCGGCCGGTACGCCGACCGCGACGGCCAGCTGCGCCGCTACCTGCTCGGCGGCGGCTCCGGCGCCCCCGTCTGCGCCGCCCACGGCTCGACGCCCTGCACCGGCGGCCCGAACGTGGGCACGTGGATCGGCTTCTTCCACGAGTACGACGTCGAGTGGCGCGACACCCGCCGGGGCGACCGCGGCCGCCTGCGCATCGTCCGCGTCCACGGCGGCCCGAACGACGGCGACACGTTCGTGACGACGGACCACTACAGCAACTTCACGTACGTCGGCCCGCGCTTCTGA